Part of the Tolypothrix sp. PCC 7910 genome, TTTAGAACAATACTTAATTCAAGATTGGTTACCTACTGCGCTTCGCAAATTACGCGTCTCGGAGGAAGTTGAAGAAGCATTTTGCGAACAGTTTAACCAAGGGCGAGTTTGGTTACTTTTAGATGCAGTGGATGAAATGGCTTTGGAATCTAGCCAAGCTTTAACGAAAATTGCCAGTTTTTTGACAGGCTGGGTTGCAGATGCCAGGATAATTTTGACTTGTCGGCTGAATGTTTGGGATGGCGGTAAAAATGCACTGCAAGCTTTTAAAGTTTATCGCAACTTAAATTTTAGCTATGGCACAGAATTTTCTTTCGGTTCTAAATCTGCATCCAACCAAGTCGGAGAATTTATTCAGCATTGGTTTCAAGATCATCCCGCTTGTGGTGAGAGTTTACAAGCAGAGTTAAATCAACCAGAACGGAGACGACTCAAGGATGCGGTAAAAAATCCTCTGCGGTTAGCTTTATTATGTCGTACCTGGGGATTAGCGCAGGGAAGATTACCAACAACTAAAGCGATGTTGTACGAACAGTTTGTAGAATCAATCTACGAATGGAAACAGGATCGTTTTCCCACAACTTCCACCCAGCGACAGCAGTTAAATCGGGCATTGGGAGAATTAGCATTATTAGCTATTTCCCAAGAAAAAACCAAGTTTCGCCTCAGACATCGCTTCGTTTCCCAAGTTCTTGGCGCGTCTGATGATGGTTTATTTCAATTAGCATTACAGTTAGGCTGGCTAAATCAGGTAGGTATCTCCGAAACTCAGGGCGAAAAAGTTTACGCTTTTTACCATCCCACCTTTCAAGAATATTTTGCCGCCCAAGCCGTTACTGATTGGCATTTTTTCCTAAATCACACATTAAATCTCAGCAATCCCTCCCCATCTCCCAATTACCGCATCTTTGAACCCCAGTGGCGCGAAGTCATTTTGCTATGGCTAGGTAGAGATGATATTCCGCAGACACACAAGGAAGAATTTATCCAAGCATTAATTGAGTTTAACGATAACTGCGGTGGCTACTATGGCTATCAAGCTTATTTTGTCGCCGCCCAAGGAATTGCGGAGTTTGCAGATTGTCAAAAAGCTGATGAAATTGTACAGCAGTTGGTAAAGTGGCGTTTTGGTTATGGCAACTTCCAAGACGAAAAGCCGTGGAGGTATCCAGCTCCAATTGTAGAATGTGCGCGGGTGGCTTTACTAAAAACCGATCGCCCAAAAGCGATCGCAGCTTTAGAAAACTACATCTCCTCCAGCCAAAACGACTTTGTAATCTGGAATGCGGCTTACAGCTTGGGTAAAATTTTCGATCCAGGTAACAAAATTGCGATCGCTAAATTAGAAGCACTCGTCAAAACTCTACATTATGATTCAGTTCGCTGGCAAGTTGCCTATAGTTTAGCCAGAGTCGATGCTGGTAATCAAAATGCGATCGCAGCCTTGCTAGAAATTATCGCATCTAGCAAAAATGAATCTACTCGTCGCAAAGCTGCTTATAGTTTAGGTAAAATCGACCCCCAAAATACCATTGCCATCTCTACACTCAAACAAATCGCTGAATCTGCAATTGATTCATCTCAAAGCCGACAAGCTTTAGAAAATTTAGCCACGCTGCAAGGTGATGATTTACCTAAATCCGCTGAAGTTTCTCCCATCTCAAGATTTGATCAGTATAGAAGAAATAACAGAAAACAAAAATCAGCCACATCCAATTATTTCTCTATCAACTCAAAAATTTCTGAATTAATTCGCGGTATCGCCGCCTCTGAAGATGAAGATACCCAAAGAAGACGGGCTTATAAATTAGCGCAACTCAATCCAGGTGATCCAGTTGCACTTACAACTTTATTACAATTGATAGCATCCACCGAAAATCTTTCACTACATAAACGTGCAACCGACAACTTAAAAGAAACAGTTCTCAATGAACAGTTACCACAAGTAATTGCAGCTTTAAAAAATTCCAACTGCTATCAAGTCTTAGATGATGAATGGGAACGATATCGCAACTCTTTTAAACTTCTGTGGCACTGTGCAGAAAATATGGATTATTTAGAATTTTATCGAGTTTGGCATCTTTGAAGTTTAGGTCATCAGCTAAAGTCTTCGGCATAGTTTCTCTACGAGAGGCTACACCAACCCTTCACAGGTAGCGTCTAGCGTTCCCGCCCCTTTGGGTGCAGTGCTTGTCACAAAGTACCCGAGGGCTTGCCCTAGACGAGGCTGAATTATAAAATTAAGCGGTATTTTGTGCAACCGTCAGAATATAAAAATAAACATAAAAAATGCTACAATTTTTGTACTTAAGAAAACAATTCCATACTCCACTTCAGCATCTTTTATAGCTAATATTCATCAAGCTTTTAGCAATTATAGTCTCATAATTTTTAGTTAATTACACTGAGATAGGACAATATAATAACTTACGAAATAATCATATCTATGTCACAGTGTTGTCATAGCATTGTTAACGCCAAATGCTATCTTTAATGAAGATAGATTTTTAGACTCATTCAAAAGGCAGGAGAACCTGCCTTTTTCTTAACAATGAAAGATAATTAAGACTCGCTTATATATATTCTTATCTATTTAAACTCGGTTCAATATCAAGGATAGTTTAACTACCTCTTGTTAATTTGTTAATAGTAATTTAGTTATCTACTGTGCGATCACCTATTAATGGTATCTACACTATATAACTAAATGATTAAATAATCATAATAAAAATAATAGATATAAAACATCCTACTCACAATTAAATGAGTAGGATTGGAAGCAAAATATTTCTTTAAACCCAAGTCTCATTTTACACTCATAATTTTCAACATACTATAGGGGTAATACCCCTCAATTTATTTAAATTTATCATCATACTTTTTCATTCCTCAGATGGATTGACTGCTACGCCAAGTTTATATATCAGTTCATATCTCAGCTTAAATAATGTGTAAAAAAACCTCCTAGTATTGCTACAAGGAAGTGTAAGTGGATGGTTATTTGTAGTTAAGACTTGGAGATAATATCAGAATTGAATTTGCTAATTGAGCCATATTGGCTCACATAACTTAATATTCATTGGGGATTGAAAAAAGCTAATTTATATGATGTTCGGTGTTGGTTATTTATCCTCTGTTTCCTGTGCTTCTTTAGTTTTTCCCAGTCCTCACACTTACAATTTCTCTTGCGCGCCTAACATTTGTAGGATTTTTTCTGCTTGATCTAAATCACCAACAAGTCGGCGAATGGGATGGGGCCAAACTTTAACTAAGGTGGGAGTAGCACTGACTTGGTCAATTTCCGCTTGTTCTGGATTAGTTAAAACATCAACCACTTTCAAAGTGTAAGGCTGTCCTAGCGATCGCTCTAGGAGTTCGTGTAAATTTTGTAAAATGCGTTCGGTATTTGCACTATGTCCAGCGACAAACAAGCGCAACACATAGGCTTGGGTTTTTAGTAGGAAACTCTGTGTTTTTGTGGGGACTTGATGGTACTTCTGTGTTGAATCGGCATCTAAGCGCACAATTAAGTCATGGTCTTCCCAAAGCTGCGGAAATGAAGAACGATAAGTAGCTAATACCATGCGATCGCACAAACCATCAACCCAAGGCGCAGCTTGCCATGCTAAATCCCCTGTGCCAAAAATCGCGTTGAGCAAAGCTTGATGTCGCAAAACTGCTGGATAAGCTTCAGCAAAGGTTCTTACTTGTTTGGTGCGCGGATCTAACCAGTGATCAACTGTTGCTGTGTAGCAAGGGACTAAAAAATGCGGCGGTTCTGATAGATCCAAAATTTCCTGCAAAGCAGCACACAGCTGTAAATGCCATCTCCCTTGTTTACTAGGGTCGATGCAATAAATTAAATCGCCTCCAGGGGTAAA contains:
- a CDS encoding circadian clock KaiB family protein produces the protein MWSYVVPETDLNTDKLSKTQLFKGIALFTPGGDLIYCIDPSKQGRWHLQLCAALQEILDLSEPPHFLVPCYTATVDHWLDPRTKQVRTFAEAYPAVLRHQALLNAIFGTGDLAWQAAPWVDGLCDRMVLATYRSSFPQLWEDHDLIVRLDADSTQKYHQVPTKTQSFLLKTQAYVLRLFVAGHSANTERILQNLHELLERSLGQPYTLKVVDVLTNPEQAEIDQVSATPTLVKVWPHPIRRLVGDLDQAEKILQMLGAQEKL
- a CDS encoding HEAT repeat domain-containing protein gives rise to the protein MARASYGPEAKKRSRRLLEVLLAYANDALDCSDEASLDALRPQIQTRWLSENRLVVRTKVRFLQTLTSLAAGEGQLNAEQIKEALKRFADFLEILEDNRPSRSGSETWHFTLNLWCDRQDIATNLQKFDIHWESRRPEKSKQVTGGKDRADRADRADRAEGAEEANSPSSPSSPDWKQLCRDALMAQNHQRLTTNPLTSADGVSFELNQVYVPLGLVERKQRLRQGGDVTPQDGSRLYEPEDSEMTQTFNPDEFIQQLLGAQDSQRIAILGEPGAGKTTLLQKIAAWIVDNTEDLPVWVSLADLQGKTLEQYLIQDWLPTALRKLRVSEEVEEAFCEQFNQGRVWLLLDAVDEMALESSQALTKIASFLTGWVADARIILTCRLNVWDGGKNALQAFKVYRNLNFSYGTEFSFGSKSASNQVGEFIQHWFQDHPACGESLQAELNQPERRRLKDAVKNPLRLALLCRTWGLAQGRLPTTKAMLYEQFVESIYEWKQDRFPTTSTQRQQLNRALGELALLAISQEKTKFRLRHRFVSQVLGASDDGLFQLALQLGWLNQVGISETQGEKVYAFYHPTFQEYFAAQAVTDWHFFLNHTLNLSNPSPSPNYRIFEPQWREVILLWLGRDDIPQTHKEEFIQALIEFNDNCGGYYGYQAYFVAAQGIAEFADCQKADEIVQQLVKWRFGYGNFQDEKPWRYPAPIVECARVALLKTDRPKAIAALENYISSSQNDFVIWNAAYSLGKIFDPGNKIAIAKLEALVKTLHYDSVRWQVAYSLARVDAGNQNAIAALLEIIASSKNESTRRKAAYSLGKIDPQNTIAISTLKQIAESAIDSSQSRQALENLATLQGDDLPKSAEVSPISRFDQYRRNNRKQKSATSNYFSINSKISELIRGIAASEDEDTQRRRAYKLAQLNPGDPVALTTLLQLIASTENLSLHKRATDNLKETVLNEQLPQVIAALKNSNCYQVLDDEWERYRNSFKLLWHCAENMDYLEFYRVWHL